One Polaribacter sp. SA4-12 genomic window carries:
- the hisS gene encoding histidine--tRNA ligase: protein MKPSIPKGTRDFSPTEVANRTYIMNTIKTSFETFGFQPIETPSFENSSTLMGKYGEEGDRLIFKILNSGDFLKKADDQLLSEKNSLKVTSQISEKALRYDLTVPFARYVVQHQNEITFPFKRYQVQPVWRADRPQKGRFREFFQCDADVVGSKSLWQEVEFVQLYDTVFNKLGLAGTTIKINNRKILSGIAEVIGAQDKLIDFTVALDKLDKIGKEGVVKEMLVKGITEDAIEKVQPLFDFTGSNTDKLASLESMLSTSEEGTSGVEELRFVINSVEELGLETAALEVDVTLARGLNYYTGAIFEVSAPEGVKMGSIGGGGRYDDLTGIFGLKDVSGVGISFGLDRIYLVLEELGLFKAVDLPKPKVIFLNFDATTDVAKMKAIKTLRENNVKSEFYPDLGASNKQQKRQWKYVSSREIEFVVSKVENDVFTLKNMISSEQTDCSLIELVNKLNS, encoded by the coding sequence ATGAAACCAAGCATCCCAAAAGGAACAAGAGATTTTTCGCCAACAGAAGTAGCAAATCGTACCTATATAATGAATACGATTAAAACTAGTTTTGAAACATTTGGTTTTCAACCAATTGAAACTCCAAGTTTTGAAAATTCATCAACCTTAATGGGGAAATACGGTGAAGAAGGAGATCGATTGATTTTTAAAATTTTAAATTCTGGAGACTTTTTAAAGAAAGCAGATGATCAGCTTTTATCAGAAAAGAACAGTTTAAAAGTTACTTCTCAAATATCAGAAAAAGCTTTAAGATATGATCTTACAGTGCCTTTTGCAAGATACGTTGTACAACATCAAAATGAAATTACATTTCCTTTTAAAAGATATCAAGTACAACCAGTTTGGAGAGCAGATAGACCGCAAAAAGGGCGTTTTAGAGAATTTTTTCAATGTGATGCAGATGTTGTAGGAAGTAAGTCTTTATGGCAAGAAGTTGAGTTTGTTCAGTTGTATGATACTGTTTTTAACAAGTTAGGTTTAGCAGGAACAACTATCAAAATAAATAACAGAAAAATATTATCTGGAATTGCAGAAGTTATTGGCGCACAAGATAAATTAATCGATTTTACAGTCGCTTTAGACAAATTAGATAAAATTGGTAAAGAAGGTGTTGTAAAAGAAATGTTAGTTAAAGGAATTACTGAAGATGCCATTGAAAAAGTACAACCTTTGTTCGATTTTACAGGTTCTAATACAGATAAGTTAGCTTCTTTAGAAAGTATGTTATCGACTTCTGAAGAAGGAACAAGTGGAGTAGAGGAGTTACGTTTTGTTATTAATTCGGTTGAAGAATTAGGTTTAGAAACTGCGGCTTTAGAAGTAGATGTAACTTTAGCAAGAGGATTAAATTATTACACAGGTGCTATTTTTGAAGTTTCTGCACCAGAAGGTGTAAAAATGGGTTCTATTGGTGGTGGTGGAAGATATGACGACTTAACAGGAATCTTTGGTTTAAAAGATGTTTCTGGAGTTGGTATCTCTTTTGGATTGGATAGAATTTACTTAGTTTTAGAAGAATTAGGGTTGTTTAAAGCTGTTGATTTGCCAAAACCGAAAGTTATTTTCTTAAACTTTGATGCAACTACAGATGTTGCAAAAATGAAAGCAATTAAAACTTTAAGAGAAAATAATGTTAAATCAGAATTTTATCCTGATTTAGGTGCAAGTAATAAGCAACAAAAACGACAATGGAAGTATGTTTCTTCTAGAGAAATAGAGTTTGTGGTTTCTAAAGTTGAAAACGATGTTTTTACGTTAAAAAATATGATTTCTAGTGAGCAAACAGATTGTTCATTAATAGAATTAGTAAATAAATTAAATTCATAA
- a CDS encoding T9SS type A sorting domain-containing protein: MYKTFRKAFLSFIALTFSLVVFSQTTQVGSGSSIISNPITDAPSPPARETLDVISVFSDSYNNITGVNYNPNWQQSGLASANVDFQPSGPENEVLAYTNFNYQGIEFNSEQDLTSMEFLHLDIWTVDGVTPTITVISSGTEIPHTITNGDDTWQSIDIPVEGITGDITKAIQLKFAGGNGSSHAIYVDNIYFYKSPTATGKDATLSTLEVDGNSVIGFTPNKSSYSIELLGGTTQVPQVTLATTSDTSASRVITQASSIPGEASILVTSKDGSTTKAYTLSYYIGAPNVNAPTPPVRETLDVISIFSDAYDNISGANYNPDWQQTGFVSANAGFQPNGSGNAVLAYPNFNYQGIEFNSIQDISAMEFLHLDIWTVNGVIPTVSVISSGTAIPHTITNGDGAWQSIEISVAGITGDFTKAIQLMFNGGNGSSTAIYVDNIYFYKKPTASGKDATLSTLKVDANTVAGFSPNSASYLMPLPGGTTVVPQITLATTSDASASKVITQATTIPGDATVLVTAQDGTTKKTYKVSFFIGPPNVNAPTPPSRNSLDVISIFSDTYNNISGANYNPDWQQSGFGSANPAFQPTGFGNAVLAYPNFSYQGIEFNSVQDISAMEFLHLDIWTVKGVLPTISVISSGTAIPKTIPNGDGQWQSIDIPVAGITGDITRAIQLMFNGGNGSPGAIYVDNIYFYKSPVIAGKDATLNVLEVDGTSVVEFTPNSESYLMALPGGTTIVPQITMATTTDALASRVITQATSIPGEASIVVTSQDGSIIKTYTVSFYIGAPNVNAPTPTVRVNSDVISIFSDAYNNIIGANYNPDWQQSGLSSADTEYQPTSSGNAVLAYTNFSYQGIEFNSVQNLTSMEFLHLDIWTVNGVIPSIAVLSSGTEIPHAIPNGDGIWQSIDIPVAGITADITKVIHLKFIGGNGFSNDIYVDNIYFWKAASLGTNDVEVLTFKAFPNPSQNSWTIKTDNVNINSIKVFDLQGKNVFSSIPNTNITVIDGSNLKVGFYFAQIKTASGVKIMKLVKK, encoded by the coding sequence ATGTATAAAACTTTTAGAAAAGCTTTTTTATCATTTATTGCACTAACTTTTTCTTTGGTAGTATTTTCTCAAACAACACAAGTTGGTAGCGGAAGTTCTATCATTAGTAATCCTATCACAGATGCACCATCACCACCTGCTCGTGAAACTTTAGATGTTATTTCAGTTTTTAGTGATTCATATAATAATATAACTGGTGTAAATTATAATCCAAATTGGCAACAAAGTGGTTTAGCTTCTGCAAATGTAGATTTTCAACCTTCAGGTCCAGAAAATGAAGTACTTGCTTACACTAACTTTAATTATCAAGGAATAGAATTTAATTCTGAGCAAGATTTAACTTCTATGGAGTTTTTACATTTAGATATTTGGACTGTTGATGGTGTAACTCCAACCATAACTGTAATTAGCTCAGGAACAGAAATTCCTCATACAATTACAAATGGAGATGATACTTGGCAAAGTATAGATATTCCTGTTGAAGGTATAACAGGCGATATTACAAAAGCAATTCAATTAAAGTTTGCAGGAGGTAATGGTTCATCTCATGCTATTTATGTAGATAATATATATTTTTATAAAAGTCCAACAGCTACAGGAAAGGATGCAACTTTAAGTACTTTAGAAGTAGATGGTAATTCAGTTATAGGTTTTACACCAAATAAAAGCTCTTATTCAATTGAACTATTAGGGGGAACAACACAAGTACCTCAAGTTACTTTGGCTACAACTTCAGATACCTCTGCATCAAGAGTAATCACACAGGCGTCTTCTATTCCAGGTGAAGCTTCTATTTTAGTAACTTCAAAAGATGGTTCTACTACTAAAGCATATACTTTATCTTATTATATTGGTGCACCAAATGTAAATGCGCCAACTCCACCTGTTCGTGAAACACTAGATGTAATTTCAATATTTAGTGATGCTTATGATAATATTTCTGGAGCAAATTATAATCCGGATTGGCAACAAACAGGTTTTGTCTCTGCAAATGCTGGCTTTCAACCAAATGGTTCTGGAAATGCAGTATTAGCTTATCCAAATTTTAATTATCAGGGAATAGAATTTAATTCTATTCAAGATATATCTGCTATGGAATTTTTACATCTAGATATTTGGACTGTTAATGGTGTAATACCTACAGTTTCAGTAATTAGTTCAGGTACAGCAATTCCTCATACAATTACAAATGGAGATGGTGCATGGCAAAGTATAGAAATTTCTGTTGCTGGCATAACTGGTGATTTTACAAAAGCTATTCAATTAATGTTTAATGGAGGTAATGGTTCTTCAACTGCCATTTATGTTGATAATATATATTTTTATAAAAAACCAACAGCTTCAGGTAAAGATGCAACTTTAAGTACTTTAAAAGTAGATGCAAATACAGTTGCAGGTTTTTCACCAAATTCAGCATCTTATTTAATGCCTTTACCAGGAGGAACAACAGTAGTACCTCAAATTACTTTAGCAACAACATCTGATGCATCAGCTTCAAAGGTAATTACACAAGCTACTACAATACCTGGTGATGCAACTGTTTTGGTAACGGCTCAAGATGGTACAACTAAAAAAACATACAAGGTTTCCTTTTTTATTGGTCCACCAAATGTAAATGCACCAACACCACCTTCTCGTAATTCTTTAGATGTAATTTCGATTTTTAGTGATACTTATAATAATATATCTGGCGCAAATTACAATCCAGATTGGCAACAAAGTGGTTTTGGTTCTGCAAATCCAGCATTTCAACCTACTGGTTTTGGTAATGCAGTACTTGCTTATCCAAATTTCAGTTATCAAGGAATAGAATTTAATTCTGTTCAAGATATATCTGCTATGGAGTTTTTACATTTAGATATTTGGACTGTTAAAGGTGTATTACCTACAATTTCTGTAATTAGTTCAGGTACAGCAATTCCTAAAACAATACCAAATGGAGATGGGCAATGGCAAAGTATAGATATTCCTGTTGCAGGTATTACAGGTGATATTACAAGAGCTATTCAATTAATGTTTAATGGAGGTAATGGTTCACCTGGTGCTATCTATGTTGATAATATATATTTTTATAAAAGCCCAGTAATTGCAGGAAAGGATGCAACTTTAAATGTTTTAGAAGTAGATGGTACTTCAGTTGTAGAATTTACACCTAACTCAGAGTCTTATTTGATGGCTTTACCAGGAGGAACAACAATAGTACCTCAAATTACTATGGCAACAACAACAGATGCTTTAGCTTCAAGAGTAATAACACAAGCTACCTCAATTCCTGGTGAAGCTTCTATAGTTGTAACATCACAAGATGGTTCAATAATAAAAACGTATACAGTATCTTTTTATATTGGAGCACCAAATGTAAATGCGCCAACACCAACTGTTCGTGTAAATTCAGATGTAATTTCAATTTTTAGTGATGCTTATAACAATATCATAGGTGCAAATTACAATCCAGATTGGCAACAAAGTGGTCTTAGTTCTGCAGATACAGAGTATCAACCTACAAGTTCTGGAAATGCAGTACTAGCATACACAAATTTTAGTTATCAAGGAATAGAGTTTAATTCAGTTCAAAATTTAACTTCTATGGAATTTTTACATTTAGATATTTGGACTGTTAATGGAGTAATTCCTAGTATAGCCGTCCTGAGTTCAGGTACAGAAATTCCTCATGCAATTCCAAACGGAGATGGTATTTGGCAAAGCATAGATATCCCTGTTGCAGGTATAACAGCAGATATTACAAAAGTTATTCATTTAAAATTCATTGGAGGTAATGGTTTTTCAAATGATATTTATGTAGATAATATCTATTTCTGGAAAGCAGCATCACTTGGAACCAATGATGTTGAAGTTTTGACGTTTAAAGCTTTTCCAAATCCAAGTCAGAATAGTTGGACAATTAAAACTGATAATGTGAATATTAATTCTATTAAAGTATTTGATTTGCAAGGTAAAAATGTGTTTTCATCAATACCAAATACAAACATAACAGTTATTGATGGATCTAATTTAAAAGTTGGATTTTATTTTGCTCAAATAAAAACAGCATCTGGTGTTAAAATTATGAAGCTTGTTAAAAAGTAG
- the folE gene encoding GTP cyclohydrolase I FolE: MFELSSKMNDERSEEIGENHVGTSAKTPLRADAFDISDEVKIERIQESVKDILTTLGMDLTDDSLQGTPKRVAKAFVNELFMGLNPKNMPKASTFDNNYNYGEMLVEKNIVVYSTCEHHLLPIIGRAHVAYISDGKVIGLSKMNRIVEYFAKRPQVQERLTMQVVQAMQEALGVQDVACVIDAKHLCVNSRGIKDIESSTVTAEFGGKFKEKETKREFLDYLKMNTDFD; the protein is encoded by the coding sequence ATGTTTGAATTGAGCAGCAAAATGAATGACGAAAGAAGTGAAGAAATAGGAGAGAATCACGTTGGTACATCAGCCAAAACTCCATTAAGAGCAGATGCTTTTGATATTTCTGACGAAGTAAAAATTGAAAGAATCCAGGAAAGTGTTAAAGATATTTTAACCACTTTAGGAATGGATTTAACAGACGATAGTTTACAAGGAACTCCTAAAAGAGTTGCTAAAGCTTTTGTAAATGAGTTGTTTATGGGATTAAACCCTAAAAACATGCCAAAAGCATCTACGTTTGATAATAATTACAATTATGGTGAAATGTTGGTAGAGAAGAATATCGTTGTATATTCTACTTGCGAGCATCATTTATTACCAATAATTGGTAGAGCACACGTTGCTTATATTTCTGACGGAAAAGTAATCGGACTTTCTAAAATGAATCGTATTGTTGAGTATTTTGCAAAAAGGCCTCAAGTTCAAGAGCGTTTAACAATGCAAGTTGTACAAGCAATGCAAGAAGCTTTAGGCGTACAAGATGTTGCTTGTGTTATCGATGCAAAACATTTATGTGTAAATTCTAGAGGAATTAAAGATATTGAAAGCTCTACTGTTACTGCAGAGTTTGGTGGTAAATTTAAAGAAAAAGAAACTAAAAGAGAGTTTTTAGATTATCTAAAAATGAATACTGATTTCGATTAG
- a CDS encoding YihY/virulence factor BrkB family protein, with translation MSKEIEDKLEKIPVVNILVRFGKKIKVPGLEGMSLYDVLEMYIIGIVEGALTTRAGGIAFSFFMAVFPFMLFILTLIPYIPIEGFQDGLFSFIKEILPPQTFEAVNTVLGDIINNQYGGLLSFGFLLSIFLMTNGVNAIFGGFEYSYHITDVRNVFKSYFVSLGVSLLMSFFLIVTITTLILYQVALSKIDEQGWLNTSDLNLFLLGKNVVFLVMIFTIVSLLFRYGTKQGKETRFFSAGALLTTIVSLFTFYLFGIYVVKFAQYNQLYGSIGTLLILMLFVWLNAIILLLGFELNASLHVLRQRNKIDSTL, from the coding sequence ATGAGTAAAGAAATAGAAGATAAATTAGAGAAAATACCAGTTGTGAATATTTTGGTAAGATTTGGGAAGAAAATAAAAGTTCCAGGTTTAGAAGGTATGTCTTTATATGATGTATTAGAAATGTACATTATTGGTATTGTTGAAGGAGCTTTAACAACAAGAGCAGGAGGAATTGCTTTTAGTTTTTTTATGGCAGTTTTTCCTTTTATGCTTTTCATTTTAACCTTAATTCCATACATTCCAATAGAAGGCTTTCAAGATGGTTTGTTTTCTTTTATCAAAGAAATTTTACCACCACAAACCTTTGAGGCTGTAAATACAGTTTTGGGAGATATTATTAATAATCAATATGGAGGTTTGCTTTCGTTTGGTTTTTTATTGTCCATATTTTTAATGACAAATGGTGTGAATGCAATTTTTGGTGGTTTTGAATATTCGTATCACATTACTGATGTTAGAAATGTTTTTAAATCTTATTTTGTGTCATTAGGAGTTTCTTTATTAATGTCTTTTTTCTTAATAGTAACCATTACTACGCTTATTTTATATCAAGTAGCACTGTCTAAAATAGATGAACAAGGTTGGTTAAATACTAGCGATTTAAATTTATTCCTTTTAGGAAAAAATGTCGTTTTTCTAGTCATGATTTTTACTATTGTCTCACTACTTTTTAGATATGGAACAAAACAAGGAAAAGAAACAAGATTCTTTTCTGCAGGCGCACTTTTAACAACTATAGTTTCTTTGTTTACTTTTTATTTATTCGGAATTTACGTTGTAAAATTTGCACAATACAATCAATTATATGGTTCTATTGGTACGCTTTTAATATTGATGTTATTTGTTTGGTTAAACGCAATTATTCTGCTTTTAGGATTTGAATTAAATGCTTCTTTACACGTATTAAGACAAAGAAATAAAATTGATTCAACTTTATAA
- a CDS encoding glycosyl hydrolase — MTFKNQIATKTFSFFLILFCAFSFSAQTTQVGSASYTNNHPGRDAAGRNDFPSGSPQLSGNALGKPVPTNDWWSKLVKEDHADNLFNYPMTMKTTNTGLIVTYIPWGVIGDSAPIEVGLTGLNTTKTTVSDYSDWTVTMNWKDGDNELKATSGIGMPFLYFEKDADDVVEIKVNSGSVTISNEMLIIENASADQDFVFYAPTGSTWSNSGSIYTSTLNGKDYWSMAMLPQNTSNVSSVAQDFKKYAYVFPTNTTTSWNYNETNSKLTTTFSVTTALKEGSNSNMLLGLLPHQWYNSSSNSPVPSSYTYGSVRGELKMLEGNSFTVENTFKGILPTLPYLANYSTGFSPADLGTKISQIKNDGLATWTDSYNEGQVMNRLIQTARIADQTGDITARDKMIATVKERLEDWLSHESGEVAFLFYYNSTWSAMLGYPAGHGQDGNLNDHHFHWGYFIHAAAFMEQFEPGWASKWGDMINILIRDAASTDRNDVKFPFLRNFSPYAGHSWANGFATFPQGNDQESTSESMQFASSLIHWGTITDNKSIRDLGIYIYTTEQTAVEEYWFDIYDRNFKPEQQFSLVSRVWGNSSDNGTFWTADIAASYGIEMYPIHAGSFYLGHNQEYSKKLWNEIASNTGVLSKENNDNLWHDTYWKYLSFTDPQAAVDLYNAYPERNLKFGISDAQTYHWLHSANALGVVDASITANYPIAIAFKKNGETTYVAHNYSNSAITVTFSDGFQLNVPANEMKTSKDASATGVLSSDFEQAFANGSVNLSVVTSGTGISKVEFFDGTELIGEDTTAPYEIKVTNLSLGVHGVYAKVYVNNQFNITNIIKVQVGEQVPYSGTPISIPGIIEPGLYDKFEGGIGQNIAYVDTSIGNNGDFRTEENVDAESNNQEGAIVGWIGAGEWMEYTIDVQTAGVYDLSFRYASGNSSGGGPFHFEVEGKKISPDIAVPNSNDWGNWATKTVSNIELTKGEQVLRLFLQNGEFNLGKMTFSYKSTLSYVPPIANAGENISIISPTTTASLNGTASNDPEGQTISYSWEQVYGPSIISFSSKTIASPNISNLENGVYKCKLTVNDGTYSASDEVLIIVSDSGNLSPTIGITSPNEGAAFREGEEITIVTVANDLDGTVSLVEFFDGTTKIGEKASAPFNFILKNAIVGSHEITAVATDNNDAKTSSKPVTVSVSEVMLCKETSTESQQGNFSTGYEVSYETVGTSVTISFTLLDTDKAGVVAYLWKQSPFGESQLENVSGLTFSKTISGFTIGETISYACKFAYSGGSSATKYFSYVVGDNCTGSTSDVLAPENLAVSIGVITSSSVEILLNATDNSGKVVYSITNGNSTESVNGDSGTQKSHIINGLTAETAYTFSVQVKDLSGNIASSSSISVQATTTENMNSECSGIDNKSIQGAFATGYNYAFTSNGTDVTLTFELLDSDKTGVVAYLWKEAPFAETQMNNAGGKKFTKTLSGFTNGQTISYACKFAYAGGLSVTKYFSYKVGTNCTLNVNNDVLAATIKLYPNPVKNILKLNSPIKTITKVEIYSVIGKKVIEFHQDLDKMNIEELSSGLYVIKIISNDVSFTTKFIKE; from the coding sequence ATGACATTTAAAAATCAGATTGCGACAAAAACATTTTCCTTTTTTTTAATACTGTTTTGCGCTTTTTCCTTTTCTGCCCAAACAACACAAGTTGGTAGTGCAAGTTATACCAACAATCATCCAGGAAGAGATGCTGCTGGTAGAAACGATTTCCCTTCAGGTTCTCCACAATTATCAGGAAATGCTTTAGGAAAACCTGTTCCAACTAACGATTGGTGGTCTAAATTAGTAAAAGAAGATCACGCAGATAATTTATTTAATTATCCTATGACAATGAAAACCACAAATACAGGTTTAATTGTTACCTATATTCCTTGGGGAGTTATTGGAGATTCTGCACCAATTGAAGTTGGTTTAACAGGTTTAAATACAACAAAAACAACCGTTTCAGATTATTCTGATTGGACAGTTACTATGAACTGGAAAGATGGAGACAACGAGTTAAAAGCTACTTCTGGTATTGGAATGCCTTTTTTATATTTTGAAAAAGATGCAGATGATGTTGTAGAAATAAAAGTGAATTCAGGCTCTGTAACAATTTCTAATGAAATGTTGATCATAGAAAATGCTTCTGCTGATCAAGATTTTGTTTTTTATGCACCAACAGGAAGTACATGGTCTAATTCAGGAAGCATATATACTTCAACTTTAAATGGAAAGGACTATTGGTCTATGGCTATGTTACCACAAAATACAAGCAATGTCAGTTCAGTAGCACAAGACTTTAAAAAATATGCGTATGTTTTTCCAACAAATACAACTACTTCATGGAATTATAATGAAACTAATTCAAAATTAACAACAACTTTTTCAGTAACAACAGCTTTAAAAGAAGGATCAAATTCTAATATGCTTTTGGGCTTGTTGCCACATCAATGGTATAATTCAAGTTCAAATTCTCCTGTGCCAAGTTCATATACTTATGGTTCTGTTCGAGGAGAATTAAAAATGTTAGAAGGAAATAGTTTTACTGTTGAAAACACATTTAAAGGAATTTTACCAACTTTACCCTATTTGGCAAATTATAGTACAGGTTTTAGTCCTGCTGATTTAGGTACTAAAATTTCTCAAATAAAAAATGATGGTTTAGCTACTTGGACAGACTCTTATAATGAAGGTCAAGTTATGAATCGTTTAATTCAGACTGCAAGAATCGCAGATCAAACAGGCGATATTACAGCAAGAGATAAAATGATTGCTACTGTTAAAGAACGTTTAGAAGATTGGTTATCACATGAATCTGGGGAAGTTGCGTTCTTGTTTTATTACAATTCAACTTGGTCTGCAATGTTAGGTTATCCTGCAGGTCATGGACAAGATGGTAATTTAAATGATCATCATTTTCACTGGGGTTATTTTATTCATGCGGCAGCATTTATGGAGCAATTTGAACCTGGTTGGGCTTCTAAATGGGGAGATATGATTAATATCTTAATAAGAGATGCGGCTTCTACTGACAGAAATGATGTTAAATTTCCTTTTTTAAGAAATTTCAGTCCTTATGCAGGCCATAGTTGGGCAAACGGATTTGCAACTTTTCCACAAGGAAATGACCAAGAATCAACTTCAGAAAGTATGCAATTTGCTTCTTCATTAATTCATTGGGGTACTATAACTGATAATAAATCCATAAGAGATTTAGGAATTTATATTTATACAACAGAACAAACAGCAGTAGAAGAATATTGGTTTGATATATATGATCGTAATTTTAAACCAGAACAACAATTTAGTTTAGTTTCTAGAGTTTGGGGAAACTCTTCTGATAATGGAACATTTTGGACAGCAGATATTGCCGCTTCTTATGGTATAGAAATGTATCCTATTCATGCAGGTTCTTTTTATTTAGGTCACAATCAAGAATATTCTAAAAAACTTTGGAATGAAATTGCATCTAATACAGGTGTTTTAAGTAAAGAAAATAATGATAATTTATGGCATGATACTTATTGGAAATATTTGTCATTTACAGACCCACAAGCTGCAGTAGATTTATACAATGCGTATCCAGAAAGAAATTTAAAGTTTGGTATTTCTGATGCACAAACTTATCATTGGCTGCATAGTGCAAATGCTTTAGGTGTTGTAGATGCTAGTATTACAGCGAATTACCCAATAGCAATCGCTTTTAAGAAAAATGGAGAAACTACTTATGTAGCCCATAACTATTCGAATTCAGCAATTACAGTTACTTTTTCTGATGGATTTCAATTAAATGTACCTGCAAATGAAATGAAAACTAGTAAAGATGCAAGTGCTACTGGAGTTTTGTCTTCTGATTTTGAGCAAGCTTTTGCAAACGGCAGTGTAAATTTATCAGTTGTTACTTCTGGAACAGGAATTTCTAAAGTCGAATTTTTTGATGGAACAGAATTAATAGGTGAAGATACAACTGCTCCTTATGAAATTAAGGTAACTAATTTAAGCTTAGGTGTACATGGTGTGTATGCAAAAGTATATGTGAATAATCAATTTAATATTACCAATATTATTAAGGTTCAAGTTGGAGAGCAAGTACCATATTCTGGAACACCAATATCAATCCCTGGAATTATTGAGCCAGGTTTATATGATAAGTTTGAAGGAGGTATAGGTCAAAATATTGCTTATGTTGATACTTCTATTGGTAACAATGGAGATTTTAGAACTGAAGAAAACGTAGATGCAGAATCAAATAATCAAGAAGGAGCTATTGTTGGTTGGATTGGAGCTGGAGAATGGATGGAATATACAATTGATGTTCAAACTGCAGGGGTTTATGATCTAAGTTTTAGATATGCATCAGGAAATTCAAGTGGAGGTGGACCATTTCATTTTGAGGTTGAAGGTAAAAAAATAAGTCCAGATATTGCTGTGCCAAATTCTAATGATTGGGGAAATTGGGCAACAAAAACAGTATCAAACATCGAACTTACAAAAGGAGAACAAGTCTTAAGATTATTTTTACAAAACGGTGAGTTTAATCTTGGTAAAATGACATTTTCATATAAAAGTACTTTAAGTTATGTGCCTCCAATAGCAAATGCAGGTGAAAATATTTCTATAATTTCTCCAACAACAACAGCAAGTTTAAATGGTACTGCTAGTAATGATCCAGAAGGACAAACAATTTCTTACAGTTGGGAACAAGTTTATGGACCTTCAATCATTAGTTTTAGTAGTAAAACAATTGCATCACCAAACATTTCAAATTTAGAGAATGGTGTTTATAAATGTAAATTAACTGTAAATGATGGTACTTATTCAGCTTCAGATGAGGTTTTAATTATTGTTTCAGATTCTGGAAATTTAAGTCCTACTATAGGAATTACATCTCCAAATGAAGGAGCAGCATTTAGAGAAGGAGAAGAAATTACAATAGTTACAGTTGCTAATGATTTAGATGGTACTGTTTCATTAGTAGAGTTTTTTGATGGAACTACAAAAATAGGAGAGAAGGCTTCTGCGCCATTTAATTTTATTTTGAAAAATGCAATTGTTGGTAGTCATGAAATTACGGCAGTAGCAACAGATAATAATGATGCAAAAACTAGTTCTAAACCAGTTACAGTTTCTGTATCAGAGGTTATGTTATGTAAAGAAACTTCTACAGAATCTCAGCAAGGTAATTTCTCTACAGGATATGAAGTTTCTTATGAAACTGTTGGTACAAGTGTAACCATTTCTTTTACATTATTAGATACAGATAAAGCAGGTGTTGTAGCTTATTTATGGAAACAATCTCCTTTTGGGGAGAGTCAATTAGAAAATGTATCAGGTTTAACCTTTTCTAAAACCATTAGTGGTTTTACAATCGGTGAGACTATTAGTTACGCTTGTAAATTTGCTTATTCAGGTGGTTCATCAGCAACAAAATACTTTAGTTATGTAGTAGGTGATAATTGTACAGGTAGTACTTCTGATGTGTTAGCTCCTGAAAACCTAGCAGTTAGTATTGGTGTAATAACTTCATCATCAGTTGAAATTTTATTAAATGCTACAGATAATTCAGGAAAAGTGGTGTATTCTATAACAAATGGGAATTCTACTGAATCTGTTAATGGAGATTCTGGAACGCAAAAATCACATATTATAAATGGTTTAACTGCAGAAACAGCTTATACATTTAGTGTTCAGGTAAAAGATTTATCAGGTAATATAGCTAGTAGTAGCTCAATTTCTGTGCAAGCAACAACTACAGAAAATATGAATTCAGAATGTTCTGGAATAGATAATAAATCAATACAAGGTGCATTTGCAACCGGTTATAATTATGCCTTTACTTCAAATGGTACAGATGTTACATTAACATTTGAATTATTAGATTCAGACAAAACAGGTGTTGTTGCTTATTTATGGAAAGAAGCTCCATTTGCAGAAACACAAATGAATAATGCTGGAGGTAAAAAATTCACAAAAACTTTAAGTGGTTTTACAAATGGTCAAACAATTAGTTATGCATGTAAATTTGCTTATGCTGGAGGTTTGTCAGTAACAAAATATTTTTCTTATAAAGTAGGTACTAATTGTACGTTAAATGTTAATAATGATGTTTTAGCAGCAACTATAAAATTATATCCAAATCCTGTAAAAAATATTTTGAAATTAAATTCACCAATTAAGACGATAACTAAGGTTGAAATTTATTCAGTAATTGGAAAAAAGGTAATTGAATTTCATCAAGATTTAGATAAAATGAATATAGAAGAATTATCAAGTGGACTTTATGTGATAAAAATTATTTCGAATGATGTGTCTTTTACAACCAAATTTATAAAAGAGTAA